The following proteins are co-located in the Leptospira weilii genome:
- the ilvC gene encoding ketol-acid reductoisomerase, which translates to MANIYYDVDCDLNSLKGKTIAVIGYGSQGHAQAQNMKDSGLKVIIGLKEGSKSIQDAKNAGFEVYSVAEASQKADIIQILAPDTIQADLYKKDIEPNLKKGDALVFSHGFNIHYDFIKPPKEVDVYMVAPKGPGHLVRRVYTEGGGVPCLIAIHQDSTGEAKKRALAHAAGVGGGRAGILETSFREETETDLFGEQVVLCGGLSNLIMAGFETLTEAGYDPEIAYFECLHEVKLITDLIYEGGLARMRFSISDTAEYGDYVSGPRVIDPGVKQRMKEVLNDIQKDKGAKFATNWMAETKAGYPNFKNMRDKNAAHPIESVGKKLRSMMKWLSK; encoded by the coding sequence ATGGCAAATATCTATTACGACGTCGACTGTGATTTAAACTCTCTGAAAGGTAAAACCATTGCAGTGATCGGCTATGGAAGCCAGGGACATGCCCAGGCTCAAAATATGAAGGATTCCGGGCTTAAAGTTATCATCGGTTTAAAAGAAGGATCCAAATCAATTCAAGACGCTAAGAATGCAGGCTTCGAGGTATACAGTGTTGCCGAAGCTTCTCAAAAAGCGGATATCATACAAATTCTCGCTCCGGATACGATTCAAGCAGATCTTTATAAAAAAGATATCGAGCCGAATCTGAAAAAAGGTGACGCGCTCGTTTTTTCTCACGGATTTAACATTCACTATGATTTCATCAAGCCCCCCAAAGAGGTGGATGTTTATATGGTTGCTCCTAAAGGTCCGGGCCATCTTGTTCGTAGAGTCTATACGGAAGGCGGGGGAGTTCCTTGTTTGATTGCGATCCACCAGGATTCAACCGGCGAAGCTAAGAAAAGAGCGCTCGCACACGCCGCCGGAGTAGGTGGTGGACGCGCAGGAATTTTGGAAACGTCTTTCCGCGAAGAAACCGAAACGGATTTATTCGGAGAACAGGTTGTTCTTTGCGGAGGTCTTTCCAATCTGATCATGGCCGGGTTTGAAACTTTAACCGAAGCGGGTTACGATCCTGAGATTGCGTACTTTGAATGTCTTCACGAAGTAAAACTCATCACCGATCTCATCTACGAAGGCGGATTGGCAAGGATGAGGTTTTCTATTTCCGATACCGCGGAATACGGCGATTACGTAAGCGGCCCGCGCGTAATTGATCCGGGTGTAAAACAAAGAATGAAAGAAGTTCTGAACGATATTCAGAAGGATAAGGGAGCTAAATTCGCAACCAACTGGATGGCTGAAACGAAAGCGGGTTATCCGAACTTTAAGAATATGAGGGATAAGAATGCGGCTCATCCGATCGAATCGGTCGGTAAAAAATTAAGAAGTATGATGAAGTGGTTATCTAAATAA